One Arcobacter sp. FWKO B genomic window, CTCTACCGAAGACTGACATATATCAAGAGAATCAACTATACCATCACCATCTCTGTCTAAATTGATAGGCAAACTATCTTCAGTAACATAAAATGGCTTTTCTACTGGCAGTGTCATTGATGAATAAGCCTCAGTATCACCAGCTATTGTGCTTACTAGAATACCCATTGCATCGAGTATTCTATATTGTGCAAACAACCTATCTGTCTCTGCGTTAATAATTTGTGATTTGGAATTTATTAAATCATTTTGCACAGAAAGTAAATCAAGTAAAGTTCTTCTTCCCATGTCATACTCTTGTTGATAACTTTCTAATGTTTCTTTACTATATTCATAATACCTATAAAGCTCATTTAGCTGATTAGCTATCATATGATACGCTGACCAAGAAAGCTCAATAGCCTCTATCGTTTGTCTTTTTATATCCCTTTTGCTTTCTACTTCTTTATGTATTGTACTTCTTGTCCTTTGTATAGCTGCTTTATCTGCACCACCTCTGTATAAATTCCAATTTAAAGTCACATATGCTTTTAATCTATCATCAGTCTGGTCATATCTGTTCTCTTTGTTACGATTGCCATTATACAATTGTTCTAATTCAAAATCTACTTTTGGATAAAAACTACTTTTTTTCTCTTTATAGAGCGCTTGAGCACTTTGTATATTATATTCAGATACTAAAACAGAAGGATTATTTTGTATAGCATACATTGTAGCTCTTTGTATACTTTCTGGCATTACCATATCCAAGCTAGGCATTTCCATTTCCCATACATTAATATTTCTTCCAAAAATTCTTTTAAATTTAAACTCTTTATCAATAGCATTATTTTCTTGCACTATCATGTTGGATTTTGCCAATGATAAAGAAGCATAAACTTTTGTTGTTTCTGATTTTGTTGTAAGTCCAGAGTCAAAAAGTTCTTGAATATTATTGTATATATTTTGATTGATTGCAACACTTTCTTTAGCATTTTGGAGCAACTTATATGCTCTTATTACATCTAAATATGCTTCAACCATTTGAAATGCAACATCATTTGCATTTTCAAGATAGTTATATGCAGCTGCAAGTATTCTTGCTTTTTGATAATCAACCTTATGAGAAGTCGAAAAGCCATTAAAAATATTTTGTGTTAATTTTAGTGAATTTGTATAGTTTTGATAGCTAGAGTTTTCAGTGTTACTCTTTAAATTTCCTCCACTATTTGTACCAAAACTACTTTTAAGGTCTAATACTGGAAGGTATTCTGATTGTGCTATGTTTAAATCTTGTTGTGTTTCTCTAAAGTTTTTTAACCTTTCTTGAACAATAGGATTTGTAATAAGTGCTTCTGCAACACTTTCTTTTAATGTTAAAGCCTCAAGCTTACAGCCAAAAAGCCCTAAACTTGCAACTACTGCCATATTCATAAGTCGAATCTTTTTTTTATTTACCATACAATAACCACCCTTTGTTTTTTTAGTAATACTCATAATTGATAATATTTTTTATTATTATATATTTTCACTTAAATAAAACTTAAATACATTATAATATTACATATAATTTAATGAAATTTTTCAAATATTAAAAAATAAAACAATAAACTATAACAAATAAATTGAACCTATAAAATATAGTTGATACTATATTTTTTCTACGACCATTCCTGCGACTATATTTACCCCTTTTTTATTTAGCTGAGTTATTTCAGATAAATCATTAACACCAGTTGCTATCAATTTAATACCCAAAGAATCAAGTACAATCTTTAAAACATTTATGTTTTGGTCTGTATCAAGTAGATATTGTTTATCTGCTTTAACAAACTCTGGACGAAGCTCTTTGAGATATTGATAATCTTCACTATCTGCAATAAAACTATTTAGTCCAAATCCAAATCCATATTCTTTAAAAAGTTTGATATATAATAAACTTTTTTCATAATGTTTATTAATGACAGATTCTGGAATTTCAAATATAATATTACTTCTTATATGATTTTTTGTATCATCAAAAAGTTTTTTTAATTTATCATATATGTCTATATTTTCAATAAACTGTGCTGATATCTGTATGGTTAAAGGGGTTTTTTCTTCATATTCTGTTGAAAGTAATACTTTTTTGATTACATACAAATAAACATCTTTTACCATACCAAGTTCTACAACTGGAGCAATCAATGTACCATAAAAATATGCCTCATTATCGCTATTTAAAGCAAAACTTACAACATTGTGTACTTTTTGCTTTGTATCTGTTTGTAAAACTTTTCTATATATAATTTCAAAACTATCATTTGTAAAACCATCAAGAATAATCTGTCTCCATCTCTCTTTTGTAATGGCAACCTTATTATTAAGGAGTCTATAAAATTCACCAGATGGAAGCAATTTTGCCTGAGATAATGAATAATCAACCAAGCTTAACAACTCACTAATATTATGTTCTGCCTCATATTCACATACGCCTACATATATACCAAAATTTTCTTTATCAATTTTAAGTTCATCAAGTTTATTATCTATGAATATTATAATATCACTTGCTAATTGTGAAGCGATACTAAGATAAGTTTTTGGCATCATAATGATTATTTCAGAGCCATTTAGTCTAGATAATAAAGTATCATCAATATCTTTTGTTTTTTCTTTTAAATACTGTGCAAATTCAAACAATAATCTATCTGTATTTTTGTAACCCAAAAGCTGATTCAATAGCTCTGTTTTTTTAATTGAAAGTATAATTGCTGTTCCACCATGTTTTTCGTTTTCATCTGTTAAAAATTCTGTTGCTTTTAAAATAAAATATCTTCTATTTGATATATTCATTACATGGTCAGTATATAATAATTCTTTATTTTCGCATAGTGTCTCACTTGCAGTTTTAAAAATGGTTTCAAATTTTGAAACCATTTTATTAATACTACTAATAACCACTTTAAACTCTTTTGTCCATGGTAGTTTATCTTGTATCACAAACTCATCTTTCAGTACTGCAAGTGCCTGTTTTTCAATATCAAGAAGAGGTTTTAAAATAATATGAAATATATAAGCTAATATTGCTAAAAATATGATACATGCCATACCTAAATATAACACCATATTCACCATAATACTATATAATTGAGCATATGTAACGCTTCTATCATTTAATATTTCAATTGTTCCTAGAATATTCCAACCACTTGACAAAGTTGCTTTTGCTGTTGGTATTTCAAATTTTACAATCTGTTCAAACCACAGTGGAATAACACTTTGTTTTTTGTCAATAAATCTTTGATATACAATATTTCCGTCAGCATCAAGATATCTAATTTGTTCATAATTTCCGTTATCAAAAGCTGCATTTATAATTGTTTCTATGGAACTTTTTGATATATCTGTATTATTAATAGACAAACTTATGCTAGACACACTATTTTGTGCATTTTCATACAACTCTTGTTTTGCAGAATCTCTTATAATATTAAAAGAAACTGTCAATATCGTAACTAATAATACTAAAAAAACTAAAGATACCAAAATGGCAATTTGTTTATATAGCGTCATATTTTATTCTCCCTTATTTTTTTAAGCAACTCATCCCATTTTCTATGGGCATTGGTTTTTTTACCATCTTTTAAAACTTCTGGATTAAAGTTATAAACAGGTGTTAAATCTGTTCTTTGTGAAGCTGGAAATATTTTGTTTCTTAGATTATCTAAAACCAAAGGTTCAGATGTTGGTGTTTTGTAGTATGTAAGCACCATGTGAGCTTCTTCGTACCCCTTTACTCTTACATATGTAAAGTACATTTTATGTGCTGGAATACCAAGATGTTTTAAAGTAAAATATTTTGCAATAACATAATCTTCACAATCACCTTGATCTCTAGCCAAAAATTCAAACGGTGTAGCCCAATAATCAGTAACACCATAATTTTTGATGTCACTAGCATATTTAACATTGTTAAAAAAGTCATTTATTAACTCAATTTTTTCTTCTTCTGTTTTGTTTTTCAAATTATCTATAAGCTTTTCTAGTGCAACAAATCTATTTTTTGCAAAACGACCATATTTTTGCTCAACTTGCTTCAATATATTTTGATTCACATATTCGTTTGAATATCCAACAAAGATAAAGATTAATATTGCAAATAAAAATTTCATAAAGAATTATATCATACAATTAATCAAGACAAGTAATGAAATATTTTACTTTTGATAAAATATTTCTTAAAAAGCAGACAAGCAGTTTTATTCATATTATCTCTCCGTAAATGTATATTGTTTTGTTTTGAGAATGGGTTTTAGTATATAATCAAGTATAGATTTTTTACCTGTTATAATATCAACATCTGCAACCATTCCAGGAATAATTTTCATTGGTTTCTCCTCAGTTCCAATATAATTCTTTTCTGTTTCAATTCTTACAAGATAATAAGTCTTATCATCTTTTTCAGTAATTGTATCAGGACTAATATTTACAACATACCCTTCAAGCCCTCCAAATATAGAAAAGTCATATGCTGAAAATTTTACAATTGCTTTTTGTCCATGATATATAAATGCAATATCAGATGGTAATATTTTTACTTCAACAAGCAAGCTATAGTCAGTTGGTACTATCTCTATCAAATCTTGAGCAGGTTTTATGGCACCACCAATAGTATTAACATGAAGTTTTTGAACAATTCCATTTTGAGGAGAGCGTACAGTTGTTCTTAGTACCTGATCATCATATGCAGTAGAGGTCGCTTGAAGTTCTTTTAATGAAGTAACAATCTCGTTTAACTTTTCTCTAGTTTGTGACTCATTTGCCTCATAAGTTTCATCAATCTTTTTTTTAATTTCTGCAATTTCTGATTTTAACTTAGGTACCGATAAAAAAGCACTTTGTAACCTTTGTTTTGCATCGCTTTCTTCTCTTTGGAGTTTCAAAAAATCAACTTGTGATCTTATTCCACGCTCTACCATTGGTTTTGTCATTTCAACTTCTTTGGATATCATTTCAACAGAAAATTTTAAATGCTCAATAGTCTGTTGAGCATCTTGAAGCTCATTAGTTTTTTGATTATATTGCTCTTTTAATATTTGTACTTTAGAATTCAATTGTCTTTGATTTGTTTGAAACAACTCTTTTTCATTTTCCAAAAAAGTATTCATTTCTGGCACTTCAGATCTTTCAAAGTCAAAACTGCCTTGTTTTAACTCAGCTTCAAGCCTAAGTTTTTGTGCTTGTAATGATAAAATCTTAAGATTATGAGATACAGCAGTTGAGGTTGATTTCTCGTTACTTATTCTTATTAAAACTTGGTCTTTTTCGACAAACTCGCCCTCTCTAACTAGTATTTCAGAGACAATACCACCTTCAAGGTTTTGGATAAGCTGATTTTGCCCACTTGGCACAACTTTTCCGCTTCCTCTTGATATTTCATCTATCTTAGCAAAAGATGCCCAAATAATAAAAAGAAATATAGTAACAACAAATGATATTAATACCCAGTGTAGCTTATTGGGTCTTATTTGCATAACAGCAGAACTCAAACTATTCATAAACTCATAGTCTTGTTGAGTTAATGGCGTTTTTGGTAAAACTGGTGTTTTATCAAAAAAAGGTGAATTTTTTATTTGTATATATAACTTTTTTATGTTTTGAATAAATTCTTTAAACATTTGAACCACCTAATTGCTTCATTACATCCTGTTTTTTTCCATCTAATAATTTGGCACCTTGATGCATAACAATAACTCTATCTACTAGCTCTAACATATTCATTTTTTGTGTTACAAGAAGCAATGTTTTATCATCTATTATTTCTTTTAGATTATTTAATACATTTGTTTCTGATGTTTGATCCATAGCATTTGTTGGCTCGTCAAATAAAAAAATATTACTATTACCAATCAAAGCTCTAGCTATCCCTACGCTTTGTCTTTGTCCACCAGAAAGCCCAGCTCCTCGTTCACCTATTTGCATATCATATCCCATAGGATGAAGTTTTACAAACTCATCAGTCCCACTAAGCCTAGAGCACTCTATCATCCACTCATCATCAACAAATTTATATGCCCCTAATATATTGTTTTTAATTGTTCCTCTAAACAAATGAATATCTTGAGCAACATACCCAATTCTTTTACGAATATCAGCAGGATCTATTTGAGAAATATCTATACCATCTATCAATATAGACCCACTATCAGGTTCGTAAAGCTTTAAAATTAGTTTTGCAATGGTACTTTTACCAGAACCAATTCTTCCAATAAAAGCAACTTTTTCTCCCTCTTGAATTTTAAAACTCACATCTTTTAGTGCATACGCTTGACTATCTGGATATTTGAATGTCACATTTCTAAATTCTATATTTCCTTTTAGGGCAGGGCGCTTTACAAATTGTTTTCCTATTGGTCTTTCTAGAGGTTTATTTACAATTTCATCTATCATCTTATAAGAAGTTTTTGCATCTTCATAATTAGTAATTAAAGCAGCAATTTGTCCCATTGGTGCGATAGCACGAGATGACAATATCATTGCAGCTATCAATCCTCCCATAGTAAGTTCAAAATTCTGAATTTGAAATACACCAACTACTATCACAAGTACAGTATTTAATCCAACAAGCAAACCAGTTAAGTTTGGAATTGATGCTGAAACAAGCCTTGACTTTAAGCTTTTATTAGCTATCTCTCCTGTAGACTCTTCCCAGTTCCACTGAGTACTACTAGCAAGTCCATGTGCCTTTATAGTTTCAATATTTTGTAATGTTTCAATTAATATCCCATTTTTCTTTGCTGATGCCTCATATGTACTTTCTATACTTTCTTGTAATGGTTTTCTAACAAAAAAAGCATACATTACTATTAATACCATTATTAGAATAGGGACAAGAACAATCACACCAGCTATATAATAAATTACTACCAAAAAAAGTATGGAAAATGGAAAGTCTATCAAAACACTTAATGTTGCATTTGTTAAAAAGCTTCTTATATTATCAAAGCTTTTCAGATTGTTAGCAAAAGAACCCACAGACTTTGGATGTGAAGACATATTCAAATCTAATACTTTTTCAAAAATAATAGATGACATAATTACATCACTTTTTTTACCAGCAAGTTCCAAAAAATATGATCTAACAAATTTCAAAAATGAGTCAATTAAAAATACTGCAACTATCCCAATAGTAAAAACAAGCAATGTTTCTTGAGCATTATTTGGAATTACTCTATCATAGACATTCATAGTAAACAATGGAGTTGCTAACACAAAAAGATTAATTAATATCGACGCTAAAATACAATCATAATATATTGATCTTGATAGCCCTAAAGTGCTCCAAAACCAATGTCTTTGCCCTTTTGTATCCAAAGTATTATTTGATTTTTCATATTCAAATTCTTTTTTTAACATAAAAGCAAAACCCAAATATTCTTTTTCTAATTTATCTACATCAACCCACTCCTGAAGAGCTTCATCTCCTGCAAATACTATTTTTGCCTTTTGTCTATCTGATGAAAAACTTTCCAATATACAGCTATTATCATTTGATAAAATAAGTATCACTGGTAATTGTAATTCTAAAATATCGCAAATTGGTCTTTCTATTAGTGTTGTTTTAAGTCCAGCCCTTGCAGCAGCTCTTGAAAAAAGTGATTTAGAACTACTTTTAGAAAATAAAACTTGATCAGTCAAATTTGCATCTATTGGGAGTCCAGCAAGTAAAGAATCCTCAGAATAGGGCTTATGAAATAATTTAGTATACAAAACCAAAGATTCAAGTAAAGAATCTTTTTTCTTCGAAATATGCTTTAACATACACTTAATACCTTCTAAATAATATTAAACTGATTATATATTATAATCATCGTCTTTATTATACAATAACGAGCTTATATACTTCTTAATAATGAGATATTTTAGTATTAAAATATTAGTTTGACAATTACTTAGTTATTTTTGCAGTGTTATAATTATTATCTATTACCTAAAGGCTTAAAACCTTTATCTTCAGAAAAATTATATAACTTAAAAGTGTCCCACACTTGTATACATACTGGGTTTTTTGCTTTATAACCTTCTTCAGCTAACATTTTTGCACGACCAAGATTTGGAAACACACCTTTTCCACTTGCATACATTAAAGCCAAATGACATTTTCCAGTCATGTATCCACCATCAGCTGATTTTTGAAACCATTGCACGGCTTCTTTGTAGTCTTTGTCCATTCCTAACCCAAATGCCAAAAACATACCTACACGATTTTGTGATGGTGCATGCCCCTCATTTGCAAGTTCAAGAAATACATCATATGCTTTTGAATAACTATGGTATGGATTTTTTTTGTTAAAATAAAATATACCAATAGCATATCTTGATTCAAGATGCCCTTTGCTAGCAGATAACTCAAAATATTCTAAAGCTTTATTAAAATTTTGCTTCACCACTATTCCACTATAAAAAAACTTTCCTATTTCATATATAGCTTCAGGTGTTCCTTCTTGTTGTGCAGATTGATAATACAACTGCAAAGCTTTTTTCATATCTTTAGCCTCTTTTGCTTCATTTGCACTTTTTAAAAGCTCAGAGCCAAATAGTGATATCACAAAAAAACAAACTGTAATAAAAATTTTCATCATTATACTACCACCCTTGTAAGATGCGGAAATAAAGCAGTTAAAATTTCATAAGTAATTGTATCATTTAATTTTGCAAGATAATTCACATCGTCAAACAAAACCACTTCATCATCACAACTATCCAAAGATAAAGAGTCCATTGAAACTTTTCCTATAAGCTTATATCCTTTTGGTGTAATGTATGGTGTTTTTTCTCCGTTTATTCTAAAAAAGCCATCGCCATATCCAATATCATAAGTAGAGCAAACCATATCTTTAGGTGCTGTAAATTCTCCAGCATAACCAACTCTTTGCCCTTTTTTTAAGTGAATGCTTGATACTTTGTTGCAAACCAATGATGCAACAGGTTTTAAATCTGGCACTACTAATGGAAATTGATTGTCACAATATCCATATCCAGCAATACCAACCCTTACAAAATCATCATCTATGTTATTTTCACATCTAAAAACAGCACTAGAGTTTAGACTGTGAAACTCAGGATTAAAATGGGGGAAAAGTTTTTCACATATATATCTAACTTCTTTTTTTACACGATAAAAGTTATCCCTTTGCCAGTAAAATTCACTCGATAAAATATCTGAACTTCTATGATGAGTAAATACTCCAGTAAGATTTAGTTTTTGCTCAGAAATGCGATAAATAGCCTCTTGTAGCATAGATTGATTTATTCCATTACGATGCATTCCTGTATCAACTTTAAGATGTACATTTGTATTTTCACATATCTTTTCTATATCATCAATAGTATTAATTGTTATGTGAAAAGTGTGTGAATAAGTTGGGGTTAATATGTCTGATAGTACCAAAATAAAGTCAAAATACTCTTTTATTTGTTCAGCCTCCTTAACCGTACGAACAACAGCTCTTTTTATACCAAATTCATTTGCCATTTGTGCAATATTTATAATCCCATGTCCATAGGCATTATCTTTTAAAACAACCGCAATTTTGTCAATATTTTGTAGTTTTTTATTTATTGTATTTAGATTGTGAAAATAGTTAGCTTTTTTTAATATTATCTTCGCCAAGAGTTGATTCCATTTGTTTAAAATATTCAAATATAAGAGTACCATCTTTTTGATTTAAAACCTCTTTAATTTCATCTAATGTTGAGTTTTTTACAACCTCGAATGAACCAAAATGGTTTAAAAGTTTTTTTACTTTTGCCTCACCAATACCTTTTATTTTAAGCAAGGATATCTCTTTGTCTAATTTAAGCTTTGTTTTTTTATGAAATGTAATTGCAAATCTATGTGCTTCATCTCTTAATTTTTGGATAAAGTGCAATCTTTTATCAGTGGAAAGGAGTTTAATAGTATCATTTTTTGTATAGATTATATCATTTGCTTTCCCTTTGCTTCTGTTTGCTTTTGCATCTACTTTTTCCTTAGAAATAGCCAGTACATCAATTTCAACACCAACGCTTGACAATATTTCTTTTGCAAGCTTAAGTAGTGTCTTACCACCATCTATAACCCAAAGATCAGGCGGTGGATTTTGCTCAAAACTCAAAACTCTTCTTGTTAACATCTCTTTCATTTGTGCATATTCGTCTTTGGCTTCAAGATGATACATTTTATAAGATTTTTTATCCCAAGCTTGACCATCATAAACAACCATAGCACCTACTGTTGCACTTCCTTGCATATGTGAATTATCAAATACTTCTATTCTATTTGAAATTGTACTTAACTCAAATAATTCTTTAATATTTTCTTGCAAAATCTCATATGATGTATCTTTTTTAACCCTCAGTAATTCTTGTGAATTTGTTAATGCTATATCACAAAGTTCCTTCTTTTTACCTATTTTAGGGTAATTGATTTCTAGTTTCTTCCCAAATTTTTCATACAAAAATTCTTTTAGGTCATTTTTTTCATCATCATTAATTTCATGAGAAATCAAAACAGTATCAGGAACTAATAAAATTTCATTTGAGTTGTAATATTCTATAATAGCTCTATGATATATCTCATCTAAATCAAACTCAAAATCTGACTTAATAAAATCATAACTACTACTTACAAGCTTCCCTTGCCTTATAAACATTTTTACCACAACACCTCTATCTTTTTCAAAATATGTTGAAAAAAGATCTATATTTTCTAATGTTGCAAAATCAACACCAGTAGTAATTTGTGATTTTTCTATTGTTGAAATTTTATCTCTTAATAGCTTTGCTTCTTCAAACCTTAATTCTTCAGACAAAAAAACCATTTTCTTTTTTAATTTTTGTATAAGAAGTGTTTTATTGCTAATTAAATCACAAGCCTCTTCTAGTATCTTTTGATATTCTTTAGTACTTACATTATTCTCACATGGAGCCAAACATTTACCAATTTGAAAAAACAAACAAGCTTTTTTACTTTTTATACAACTTTTTTTCTGAACCAAAGGCAAAATATCATAAATAGAATCCACAATATCTCTAGCACCAACAGAATAGGGTCCAAAATATTTTATATTTTTTGATTTTATAACTTTTCTTGTAATCTCAACCCTTGGGAATTGTTCTTCAAAGTTTATATAAATATACGGATATGTTTTATCATCTCGAAGTAAAATATTATATTTTGGTTTTAGTTGTTTTATTAGCGAATTTTCTAAAATAAGAGCGTCATTTTCACTTGGCACTACAATATATTCTAAAGAATAAACTTCACTGATCATTTTATATATTCTAGGACTAAGTGTGTCATTGGGGGATAGGGTAGGGGTAAATTTAAAATAACTCTTAACCCTATTTTTTAGTGATTTGGCCTTGCCAACATAAAGTATTTTGCCATTTTCATCAAAATATTGGTACACGCCACTACCAAGAGGTAGTGACTGTATTTTTTCTTTTAAAGCATACATCAATTCAAAATATTATCTATTTCTTGAACCAGATCCACTTCTTGAGCCACCATCTCTTGATGATGAAGGTTTTCTTGCGCCACCTGAGCTATCTCTTGAGCCACTTGAGCCCTCTTTAGATGAGAAGCTTTTATTACCGCCACTACTTCTTCCACCGTCTCTTCTACCACCAAAAGAGCTTCTTCCGCCTCTTTGGTTTCTGCCTCTATTTCTAGAACTTCCGCTTTTTTCTTCTCTATAGTTAGAAATAAGCTTGTTTACTTCTGTAGTTGTTTTTCCAATTGTATCTTTTCCACTTACATCTTGCTCATGGAATAAAACTGAAGCTAACTTATATGCTATAGTTGATATGTCAAATTGTTCTTTTAAGTTTTCAACCAACATTTGAGCAGCTTGCGAAATATCTTGTTCAGCAATTTTTACAGTTAAAGAAGTTTGATTTCTTTCTCTCACTTCAGAAATTGTAGGTATAACTCTTGACTCAAGAGTAGTTCCAACACTTTTTTGAATTCTAACAAGTGAGTTAAATTCATGTGGAGTAACAATAGAAATAGCTAAGCCTTCTTTACCAGCTCTTCCTGTTCTTCCAATTCTATGAACATAACTTTCACTTTCAAATGGTATATGATAGTTAAATACATGACTTACATCATTTACATCAAGTCCTCTTGCAGCAACATCTGTTGCAATTAGGATCTCAATACTACCACCTTTAAAGCTTTTTATTACTTCTTCTCTTTGTCTTTGCTCCATATCACCATGAAGACCTTTTGCACTATAACCTTGAGAAACTAAGAAAGTACAAAGTCTATCAACTTCCTTTTTCATTCTACAAAAAATAATACTTTTGTGTGGATTTTTATAATCAAGAAGTCTAATCAAAGCATCATCTCTTTCATATTCCTCAACCACATAGTAATATTGCTTAATATTTTTATTTGTAACTTCACCAGTTGTAATACTGATAAAATGTGGGTTGTTTAGTACTGTTTTTGATAACTCTTTAATCTCTTTAGGCATAGTTGCAGAAAACATTAGCGTTTGTCTGTCACTTGGTAAAAACTTGAATATTTTTTTAATATCATCTAAAAATCCCATATCAAGCATTTCATCAGCTTCATCTAGAACTACAAACGATGGATTAATATCAATTTGTCCATTATTTAAAAGATCCAAAAATCTTCCTGGAGTTGCAACTATAATAGAAGCACTTTCTATATGTTTTAATTGTCTTGTATATGAACTACCTCCATATACTGTTGCTGTCTTAATACCTAAAAATCTACCGAATTTAAATAATTCATCACTTACTTGAACAGCAAGCTCTCTTGTAGGAACTATAACTACAGCTTCAACTGTACCGTTAAGTTTTAACTGCTGTAATATTGGCAATCCAAAAGCAGCTGTTTTTCCTGTTCCTGTGTGTGCTTGCGCTACTATATCTCTTCCTTGCAGTACTACTGGCATTGCTTCTTTTTGTACTGGGCTTGGTTCTTTGAAACCAGCTTCATTTATGGCTTCAATTATTTTACTTTTAAAACCAAATTCTTCAAATGTCATTTCTATCCTTCTTTTTATGGGGCACCTTTAAAAAACTAAAATAATATTAGTCTTTAAGAGGTGCCCTTGATCACTTTAATCTTTTTCCTTTTAGCTTCTAAAAGGTTCGTTAATGTTAAAATGTTCGATATTATATCTAAAAAAGTCTACTTATTGTATACTTTTGAAAAAAAATTGGAGAATTTAAGCAATGTTTAAAGAATTTAATGTTTCGAACATCGAAAGTAGCGACCTAGAACTGGAAAAAATTTTAACGCAAAATAAAGAAGAATTAGTTTTGCTTTTACAAATAAAAAACAAAACTTACGAAAATTTTGTAATCCCTTATCAATTAATGGCACAAAGGGTAGAGGAGTTTATTACTCCAATATTTCATCTTGATTCAGTAAAGAATTCAGAGATAACCCAAGAAGTGTATTCTAAATGCCTCCCTTTGTTGTCAGAATATGATAGTGAGATTTCTCAAAATGTAAATCTTTATAATGCATTAAAAGATATACAGTTAAACTATAATAGTACTTTAAATGATATACAAAATAAAGTCTTAGAGAATGAAATAAAAGA contains:
- a CDS encoding DEAD/DEAH box helicase — translated: MTFEEFGFKSKIIEAINEAGFKEPSPVQKEAMPVVLQGRDIVAQAHTGTGKTAAFGLPILQQLKLNGTVEAVVIVPTRELAVQVSDELFKFGRFLGIKTATVYGGSSYTRQLKHIESASIIVATPGRFLDLLNNGQIDINPSFVVLDEADEMLDMGFLDDIKKIFKFLPSDRQTLMFSATMPKEIKELSKTVLNNPHFISITTGEVTNKNIKQYYYVVEEYERDDALIRLLDYKNPHKSIIFCRMKKEVDRLCTFLVSQGYSAKGLHGDMEQRQREEVIKSFKGGSIEILIATDVAARGLDVNDVSHVFNYHIPFESESYVHRIGRTGRAGKEGLAISIVTPHEFNSLVRIQKSVGTTLESRVIPTISEVRERNQTSLTVKIAEQDISQAAQMLVENLKEQFDISTIAYKLASVLFHEQDVSGKDTIGKTTTEVNKLISNYREEKSGSSRNRGRNQRGGRSSFGGRRDGGRSSGGNKSFSSKEGSSGSRDSSGGARKPSSSRDGGSRSGSGSRNR